The following coding sequences are from one Kallotenue papyrolyticum window:
- a CDS encoding D-alanine--D-alanine ligase family protein has product MSEQEQHASAEQPQRRLRVGVIFGGRNSEHEVSLKSARAIMAALDQHRFEVVPIGIDKAGRWLVGGDPLYALEQAADPHLLGRPPQPGVVRSSLPAHVSAGRLPDPATALDRPPAPPEHHALAGAPIGPLDVVIPVLHGMYGEDGTLQGLLEIAGMPYVGCGVLASAVGMDKGMMKAAFVAAGLPVLPYLLLRRSDWERQRTALLDQIEQRLRYPIFTKPANAGSSVGVSKCRTREELAQGLDLAAQHDRRLIVEQGINARELEVAVLGNDDVAASVVGEVVPAHEWYDYADKYLEGRTGYLIPAPLDDATAARVREMAVTAFKAIDGAGLARVDFLLDRDSGAVYLNEVNTLPGFTEGSMYPKLWAASGLPYPQLLERLIALALERHADPRVRDLDRPF; this is encoded by the coding sequence GTGAGCGAGCAGGAGCAGCACGCCTCCGCCGAACAGCCGCAGCGACGGTTGCGTGTAGGCGTGATCTTCGGCGGGCGCAACAGCGAGCACGAGGTGTCGCTTAAATCGGCGCGCGCGATCATGGCTGCGCTGGATCAGCACCGCTTCGAGGTCGTGCCGATCGGCATCGACAAGGCCGGACGTTGGCTGGTCGGCGGCGATCCGCTCTACGCGCTGGAACAGGCCGCCGATCCGCACCTGCTGGGCCGCCCGCCCCAACCGGGCGTCGTCCGCTCGTCGCTGCCGGCGCATGTGTCGGCCGGTCGCCTACCCGATCCGGCCACGGCGCTTGACCGTCCGCCCGCGCCCCCCGAGCACCATGCTCTGGCAGGGGCACCGATCGGACCGCTCGATGTCGTGATTCCGGTGCTGCACGGCATGTACGGCGAGGACGGCACCCTGCAGGGCCTACTGGAGATCGCGGGCATGCCCTACGTCGGCTGCGGCGTGCTGGCCTCGGCGGTGGGCATGGACAAGGGGATGATGAAAGCTGCCTTTGTGGCCGCCGGCCTGCCGGTGCTGCCCTACCTGCTGCTGCGGCGCAGCGACTGGGAACGCCAGCGCACGGCGCTCCTCGACCAGATCGAGCAGCGGCTGCGCTACCCGATCTTCACCAAGCCGGCCAACGCCGGCTCCAGCGTCGGCGTGAGCAAATGCCGCACCCGCGAGGAGCTGGCGCAGGGCCTTGATCTGGCCGCGCAGCACGACCGACGGCTGATCGTCGAACAGGGCATCAATGCCCGCGAACTGGAGGTCGCCGTGCTGGGCAACGACGACGTGGCCGCCTCGGTAGTGGGCGAGGTCGTGCCGGCGCACGAATGGTACGACTACGCCGACAAGTACCTGGAGGGCCGTACCGGCTACCTGATCCCCGCGCCGCTGGATGACGCCACTGCCGCGCGCGTGCGCGAGATGGCGGTGACCGCCTTCAAAGCCATCGATGGCGCGGGCCTGGCGCGGGTGGACTTCCTGCTGGACCGTGACAGCGGCGCGGTGTATCTGAACGAGGTCAACACGCTGCCCGGCTTTACCGAGGGTTCGATGTATCCCAAGCTGTGGGCGGCCAGCGGTCTGCCCTACCCGCAGCTGCTGGAGCGACTGATCGCCCTGGCGCTGGAGCGCCATGCCGATCCGCGGGTACGCGACCTGGATCGGCCATTCTGA
- the murB gene encoding UDP-N-acetylmuramate dehydrogenase, producing MKITAANIASVRGLLREAEPLARYTAWRIGGPARYFATATSAAECAALLAWAAHESLPVFVLGGGSNILVSDAGFPGLVIRNRAAQQRVETRGDQAWLWTETGAPTAGTARRLAGQGYGGLVWAEGLPGTFGGALYGNAGCYGGDMAQALLRAWVLRGDEVEEWPAERFAYAYRSSVLKRQAWPAPAAVPPVILAAELRLFRDDPQRLAQQMRAIAEERKRKTPAGSSCGSVFKNPPGTTAGTLLDRAGLKGTRVGGAIVSDKHANYIVNTGGATAGDVLALIGIMRERVLREFGIELELEVQLVGGQA from the coding sequence GTGAAGATCACAGCAGCCAACATAGCATCAGTGCGGGGGCTCCTGCGCGAGGCCGAGCCGCTGGCGCGCTACACCGCCTGGCGCATCGGCGGGCCGGCACGCTACTTCGCCACGGCCACCAGCGCCGCGGAGTGCGCCGCGCTGCTAGCCTGGGCGGCGCATGAGTCATTGCCGGTGTTTGTGCTGGGCGGCGGTAGCAATATCCTGGTCAGCGATGCGGGCTTTCCCGGTTTGGTGATCCGCAACCGCGCGGCGCAGCAGCGCGTCGAGACGCGGGGCGATCAGGCATGGCTGTGGACCGAGACGGGCGCGCCTACCGCCGGCACGGCGCGGCGGCTGGCCGGGCAGGGCTATGGCGGGCTGGTCTGGGCCGAAGGGCTGCCCGGCACCTTCGGCGGCGCGCTCTACGGCAATGCCGGTTGTTACGGCGGCGACATGGCGCAAGCGCTGCTGCGCGCCTGGGTGTTGCGCGGCGATGAGGTTGAGGAATGGCCGGCCGAACGCTTCGCCTACGCCTACCGCTCCAGCGTGCTGAAGCGACAGGCCTGGCCGGCACCCGCGGCTGTGCCGCCGGTGATCCTGGCAGCCGAACTGCGCCTCTTCCGCGACGATCCGCAGCGGCTGGCGCAGCAGATGCGCGCCATCGCCGAGGAGCGCAAACGCAAAACACCGGCCGGATCGTCGTGCGGCTCGGTCTTCAAAAATCCACCCGGTACCACAGCGGGAACGCTGCTGGATCGCGCCGGGCTCAAGGGCACGCGCGTCGGTGGCGCGATCGTCTCGGACAAGCATGCCAACTACATTGTCAACACCGGCGGCGCCACTGCCGGCGATGTGCTGGCGCTGATCGGGATCATGCGCGAGCGGGTGCTGCGCGAGTTTGGCATCGAGCTGGAGCTGGAAGTCCAACTGGTGGGAGGACAAGCGTGA
- the murC gene encoding UDP-N-acetylmuramate--L-alanine ligase: protein MTHYHIIGIGGAGMSAIAHLLLDQGHRVSGCDQQANHLTRELAARGATICIGHDAAHLRDVEVVAISSALRPDHPELLAARQRDLPVVKRADLWHTWSQHKATLAIAGTHGKTTTTAMCALILSRLGSDPAYIVPAGGPVPGLERYARWGSGPFVIEADEYDRLFLGLVPEVAIVTSVDWDHVDVYPTPAAVAAAFDQFARQTRRALIVCQDDPGAQQAAQRWQAELAEQRIVVYGTQGTQGWQASAIRQEQGWTCFEVVDHESGMHATGRLRMPGLHNVRNALGAALGVRELLGAQELQPMLTALEEFQGAARRFEYKGEAAGVTVIDDYAHNPSKVQAALQAARMRYPQRRLVAYFQPHTFSRTQALIDAFATAFDAADMVLIGAIYPSRERAEDFPGIDAAWLAQRLHHPQVIEAGDNDAAVACLEELLRPGDVLLTLGAGDGYLVGERVLARLARRSSHG, encoded by the coding sequence ATGACGCACTACCACATCATCGGCATCGGCGGAGCGGGCATGAGCGCGATTGCCCATCTGCTGCTCGATCAGGGCCACCGCGTGAGCGGCTGCGATCAGCAGGCCAACCACCTCACGCGTGAGCTGGCGGCCCGCGGTGCGACGATCTGCATCGGCCATGATGCAGCCCATCTGCGCGATGTGGAGGTGGTGGCGATCAGTTCGGCGCTACGGCCTGACCATCCCGAGCTGCTGGCGGCACGCCAGCGCGATCTGCCGGTGGTCAAGCGGGCCGACCTGTGGCACACCTGGTCGCAGCACAAAGCGACACTGGCGATCGCCGGCACGCACGGCAAGACCACCACCACCGCCATGTGCGCGCTGATCCTGAGCCGTCTGGGCTCCGATCCGGCCTATATCGTGCCGGCGGGCGGCCCCGTGCCGGGGCTGGAGCGCTACGCGCGCTGGGGCAGCGGTCCGTTCGTGATCGAAGCCGATGAGTACGACCGGCTGTTCCTGGGCCTGGTGCCCGAGGTGGCGATCGTCACCAGCGTGGATTGGGACCATGTGGATGTGTATCCCACTCCCGCAGCGGTCGCGGCGGCCTTTGATCAGTTTGCGCGCCAGACGCGCCGCGCGTTGATCGTCTGCCAGGACGATCCCGGCGCGCAGCAGGCCGCCCAACGCTGGCAGGCGGAGTTGGCGGAGCAGCGCATCGTCGTCTATGGCACGCAGGGCACGCAGGGCTGGCAGGCCAGCGCCATCCGTCAGGAACAGGGCTGGACCTGCTTCGAGGTTGTTGATCACGAGAGCGGTATGCACGCCACAGGCCGTCTGCGCATGCCCGGCTTGCACAATGTGCGCAATGCGCTGGGCGCGGCGCTGGGCGTGCGCGAGCTGCTCGGCGCGCAGGAGCTGCAGCCGATGCTCACCGCGCTGGAGGAGTTCCAGGGCGCGGCACGACGCTTCGAGTACAAGGGCGAGGCCGCCGGCGTGACGGTGATCGACGACTATGCGCATAATCCATCCAAAGTGCAGGCGGCACTGCAGGCGGCGCGCATGCGCTACCCGCAGCGGCGCCTGGTGGCCTATTTCCAACCGCACACCTTCAGCCGCACCCAGGCGCTGATCGATGCTTTTGCCACGGCCTTCGACGCCGCGGACATGGTGCTGATCGGCGCGATCTATCCGTCCCGCGAGCGGGCGGAAGACTTTCCGGGCATCGATGCCGCCTGGCTGGCGCAGCGGCTGCACCACCCGCAGGTGATCGAGGCGGGCGATAACGATGCCGCCGTGGCCTGCCTAGAGGAGCTGCTCCGTCCCGGCGATGTGCTGCTCACGCTCGGGGCGGGCGACGGCTATCTGGTCGGCGAACGGGTGCTGGCGCGATTGGCGCGGCGCAGCAGCCACGGCTGA
- a CDS encoding UDP-N-acetylglucosamine--N-acetylmuramyl-(pentapeptide) pyrophosphoryl-undecaprenol N-acetylglucosamine transferase: MYVGSHDGMERDLVARESDLPFVGISAAAIRGRGPLQLARNLGRLARGVRQARALLRRERPAAILGTGGYVCVPLFVAARSLGVPTMIYLPDIVPGWAVRVLARIATRAACSFEPSLRYLPRHKTIVTGYPVRPELLAAATQRAACRAAFGLHADQPVLFVYGGSRGARSINRAVCQLLPELLALAQVIHICGREGDEHWLRDAAAQLPEALRARYRLYPYLFSEGDAHHAAGPSMAQAFGAADLALCRAGASTLAELPAMGLPAVLVPYPYVHQEENAAYLVQHGAAVCLADHELLGTGAPTDGPLFRELRRLLTDAEARSQMARRSAALARPDAAARLADALLDLARLEGRPA; the protein is encoded by the coding sequence ATGTACGTTGGCTCGCACGATGGCATGGAGCGCGATCTGGTCGCCCGCGAGAGCGACCTGCCCTTTGTGGGCATCAGCGCTGCCGCAATACGCGGACGGGGGCCGCTGCAGCTGGCGCGCAACCTGGGCCGCCTGGCGCGCGGCGTGCGCCAGGCTCGGGCGCTGCTCCGCCGCGAACGTCCTGCGGCCATCCTGGGCACCGGCGGCTATGTCTGCGTGCCGCTGTTTGTCGCGGCGCGCAGCCTGGGCGTGCCGACGATGATCTATCTGCCCGACATCGTGCCCGGCTGGGCGGTGCGCGTGCTGGCGCGCATCGCCACGCGCGCCGCCTGTTCGTTCGAGCCGTCGCTGCGTTACCTGCCGCGGCACAAAACCATCGTCACGGGCTACCCGGTGCGTCCTGAGCTGTTGGCTGCCGCCACCCAACGCGCCGCCTGTCGCGCCGCCTTTGGTCTGCACGCCGATCAGCCGGTGCTCTTTGTCTATGGCGGCAGCCGCGGTGCGCGCAGCATCAACCGCGCTGTCTGCCAGCTCCTGCCCGAGCTGCTGGCGCTGGCGCAGGTGATCCACATCTGTGGCCGCGAGGGTGATGAGCACTGGCTGCGCGACGCTGCCGCGCAGCTACCGGAGGCCCTGCGCGCGCGCTACCGGCTCTATCCCTACCTGTTCAGCGAGGGCGATGCGCACCACGCCGCCGGACCGAGCATGGCCCAGGCGTTTGGCGCGGCCGATCTGGCCCTGTGTCGCGCCGGCGCCTCCACGCTGGCCGAACTGCCGGCGATGGGCCTGCCGGCGGTGCTGGTGCCCTACCCCTATGTGCATCAGGAGGAGAATGCCGCGTATCTGGTCCAGCATGGCGCGGCGGTGTGCCTTGCCGACCACGAGCTGCTGGGCACCGGTGCGCCAACCGATGGCCCGCTCTTCCGCGAGCTGCGCCGCCTGCTGACGGACGCCGAGGCGCGTAGCCAGATGGCACGGCGCAGCGCCGCGCTGGCACGGCCCGATGCCGCCGCGCGCCTGGCCGACGCGCTGCTCGACCTGGCGCGGCTGGAGGGCAGACCCGCATGA
- the ftsW gene encoding putative lipid II flippase FtsW → MSTTRHGTPDYLLLALTVGLSIFGLVMVYSASFFIAVSEGHSQIYYLVRQSFWLTLGMLGLFIAQRIDYRIYRKWAVGGLVLTLVMLGLTLLLPESITGGGGAQRWLRIGPLQFQPAEVAKFTLIVYLAAWLISRGDDKLKSMSYGLIPFTLVVGLFCGLIVLQPNLSSAALLGLIACAIYFAAGANLLHIGAGILTAGGLMLVVIQFFGHAIDRLRVFQDPWIDPRGAGFQPIHSLYALASGGIFGRGLGQSREKFLWLYSAHADAIFSIIGEELGLIGTLTLVVVFVTLAYRGYRIAARCHDPFAALMAIGITTWISVQAFLNMAVVSSLIPYTGQTLPFISYGGTSLLMCLWAMGVLLNISKHVHEQPAQPIVSPIVERRRTLNQPRRRPIGLIPALAALVRRRHRGPRVSSPGRRYSFARTSSRPPTTVATRGWRRLSSGSASTRRRTRSTDREGSGGWRRR, encoded by the coding sequence ATGAGCACCACCAGGCACGGCACGCCCGACTACCTTCTGCTGGCCCTGACCGTTGGTCTGTCGATCTTCGGTCTGGTGATGGTGTACAGCGCCAGCTTCTTCATCGCCGTGTCCGAGGGCCATAGCCAGATCTACTACCTGGTGCGCCAGAGCTTCTGGCTGACGCTGGGCATGCTTGGCCTGTTCATCGCGCAGCGCATCGACTACCGCATCTACCGCAAATGGGCCGTAGGCGGCCTGGTGCTGACGCTGGTGATGCTGGGGCTGACGCTGCTGCTCCCCGAAAGCATCACTGGCGGCGGCGGTGCGCAGCGCTGGCTGCGCATCGGTCCGTTGCAGTTCCAGCCCGCCGAGGTCGCCAAGTTCACGCTGATCGTCTACCTGGCGGCCTGGCTGATCAGCCGCGGCGACGACAAGCTCAAATCCATGTCGTACGGCCTGATCCCCTTCACGCTGGTGGTCGGCCTGTTCTGCGGCCTGATCGTGTTGCAGCCCAACCTGAGCTCGGCGGCGCTGCTGGGCTTGATCGCCTGCGCGATCTACTTCGCGGCGGGCGCCAACCTGCTGCACATCGGCGCCGGCATCCTTACCGCCGGCGGCCTGATGCTGGTCGTGATCCAGTTTTTCGGACATGCCATCGACCGGCTGCGCGTCTTTCAAGATCCGTGGATCGATCCGCGCGGCGCCGGCTTCCAGCCGATTCACTCGCTCTATGCGCTGGCCTCCGGCGGCATCTTCGGTCGCGGCCTGGGACAGAGCCGCGAAAAGTTCCTGTGGCTCTACTCGGCCCACGCCGATGCTATTTTCAGCATCATCGGTGAGGAGCTGGGCCTGATCGGTACGCTGACGCTGGTGGTGGTGTTTGTGACGCTGGCCTACCGCGGCTACCGCATCGCCGCGCGCTGCCACGACCCGTTTGCAGCGCTGATGGCGATCGGCATCACCACCTGGATCAGCGTGCAGGCCTTTCTGAACATGGCCGTCGTCTCCTCGCTGATCCCGTACACAGGACAGACGTTGCCCTTTATTTCGTACGGCGGTACGTCCCTGCTGATGTGTCTGTGGGCGATGGGCGTGCTGCTGAATATCTCGAAACATGTCCATGAGCAACCAGCCCAACCGATCGTCAGTCCGATCGTCGAGCGGCGCCGCACGCTCAACCAGCCACGCCGCCGGCCGATCGGCCTCATTCCGGCCCTTGCTGCTCTTGTGCGGCGGCGGCACCGGGGGCCACGTGTATCCAGCCCTGGCCGTCGCTACAGTTTTGCCCGCACGAGCAGCCGCCCGCCGACCACCGTTGCCACGCGCGGGTGGCGACGGCTCAGCAGCGGATCGGCATCCACGCGCCGCCGAACACGGAGCACAGACCGCGAGGGCAGCGGCGGCTGGCGCCGACGTTGA
- a CDS encoding rhomboid family intramembrane serine protease, producing the protein MTQSPRREDELRELIERFERAFDPARNDPRAHDAEPPVSVEAAPPAPRRLSLPLTRPWLVYALLAVNALMFALSWLVAQRLPMPYVDAAHGTVIVDRFTAALYVLGAKDNQAIDAGQWWRLLTPMVLHGSLLHLLFNAWALYLFGTDVERVYGTLRFAAIYLLAGLAGSIASYVFNPGGLAVGASGAIFGLLGALAAFAYQARTLIGREASKMQIGQMATLAAINLLLGFATPNIDNAAHIGGLIVGTLAGLALAPRYVLVRDGWLPRIQRRDHALLGWLGATALLIALIVWFVWRAPL; encoded by the coding sequence ATGACGCAGTCACCGCGCCGGGAAGACGAGCTGCGCGAGCTGATCGAGCGCTTCGAACGCGCCTTCGATCCGGCGCGCAACGACCCACGGGCGCACGATGCGGAGCCGCCGGTGAGCGTCGAGGCCGCGCCGCCGGCGCCGCGCCGGCTGAGCCTGCCGCTGACCCGGCCGTGGCTGGTGTATGCTCTGCTGGCCGTCAATGCCCTCATGTTCGCGCTGAGCTGGTTGGTGGCGCAGCGCCTGCCCATGCCCTACGTTGATGCCGCGCACGGCACTGTGATCGTCGATCGCTTCACTGCGGCGCTGTACGTCCTGGGCGCCAAGGACAATCAAGCCATCGATGCCGGCCAGTGGTGGCGGCTGCTGACGCCGATGGTGCTGCACGGCAGCCTGCTGCACCTGCTCTTCAACGCATGGGCGCTGTACCTCTTCGGCACCGATGTTGAGCGCGTCTATGGCACGCTGCGCTTCGCGGCGATCTACCTGCTGGCCGGACTGGCCGGCAGCATCGCCAGCTATGTCTTCAATCCAGGTGGCCTGGCGGTGGGCGCGTCGGGCGCGATCTTCGGGCTGCTGGGCGCGCTGGCGGCCTTTGCCTACCAGGCGCGTACGCTGATCGGCCGCGAGGCGTCCAAGATGCAAATCGGCCAGATGGCAACGCTGGCGGCGATCAACCTGCTGCTGGGCTTTGCCACGCCCAACATCGACAATGCGGCGCATATCGGGGGCCTGATTGTCGGCACGCTGGCCGGGCTGGCCCTCGCGCCGCGCTACGTTCTGGTGCGCGACGGCTGGCTGCCACGCATTCAGCGCCGGGATCACGCGCTGCTGGGCTGGTTGGGCGCCACGGCCCTGCTGATCGCGCTGATCGTCTGGTTTGTGTGGCGCGCACCGCTGTAG
- the murD gene encoding UDP-N-acetylmuramoyl-L-alanine--D-glutamate ligase has product MIDLRGKRVLVMGLGVHGGGLGVTRFLVEQGALVTVTDLRDEEQLAPTLAQLEGLPVRYVLGQHREEDFRSAELVIRNPGVPRNARYLQIARTAGAAIEMEMTLFFRLCPGPILGITGTKGKTTTTLLTGAMLRAQFPDTVIAGNLRISALEQLPRITPHTPVVLELSSWQLEGLGEAGLSPALACVTNLSPDHLDRYASMAEYAEAKAQIVLHQRPGDVAFLNRDDALVSAMAQRAPGRVGWFAGPASVAEPFSYGTRWQDGRLIWIDGQQQETLAERADVLLPGAHNLANVAAAAALAKAFGVGTSQLRAALRSFTGVPDRMEPVRELEGVRYINDTTATAPAAAIAALHSLDAPTIVIAGGADKGLPFDELAQTLVQRAKAVVLLSGSATPKLQAALAQAHQHSPQRIAIRGPFERLADAVAAARALAQPGDVVLLSPGCASFGMFKNEFDRGEQFRRIVQELS; this is encoded by the coding sequence ATGATCGATCTACGTGGCAAACGGGTGCTGGTGATGGGCCTGGGCGTGCACGGTGGCGGCCTGGGCGTGACGCGCTTCCTGGTCGAGCAGGGCGCGCTGGTCACCGTCACCGATCTGCGCGACGAGGAGCAGCTCGCACCGACGCTGGCCCAGCTGGAGGGTCTGCCGGTCCGCTACGTGCTGGGCCAGCACCGCGAGGAGGATTTTCGCAGCGCGGAGCTGGTGATCCGCAACCCCGGCGTCCCGCGCAATGCGCGCTACCTGCAGATCGCGCGTACCGCCGGCGCAGCGATCGAGATGGAGATGACGCTCTTCTTCCGGCTCTGCCCGGGACCGATCCTGGGTATCACCGGCACCAAGGGCAAGACCACCACCACCCTGCTGACCGGCGCGATGCTGCGCGCGCAGTTTCCCGATACGGTGATCGCCGGCAATCTACGCATCTCGGCGCTGGAACAGCTACCGCGCATCACGCCGCACACCCCGGTGGTGCTGGAGCTCTCGTCCTGGCAACTGGAGGGCCTGGGCGAGGCCGGCCTCAGTCCGGCGCTGGCCTGCGTGACCAACCTGTCGCCCGACCATCTCGACCGCTATGCCTCGATGGCCGAGTATGCCGAGGCCAAGGCGCAGATCGTGCTGCACCAGCGGCCCGGCGATGTGGCGTTCCTGAACCGCGACGATGCGCTGGTGAGCGCCATGGCGCAGCGCGCGCCCGGCCGGGTCGGCTGGTTCGCCGGCCCCGCGTCGGTGGCCGAGCCGTTCAGCTACGGCACGCGCTGGCAGGATGGACGCTTGATCTGGATCGATGGCCAGCAGCAGGAGACGCTGGCCGAGCGCGCGGATGTGCTGCTGCCCGGCGCGCACAATCTGGCCAACGTGGCGGCGGCGGCGGCGCTGGCCAAAGCCTTTGGCGTGGGCACGTCGCAGCTGCGCGCGGCGCTGCGCAGCTTCACCGGCGTGCCCGACCGCATGGAGCCGGTGCGCGAGCTGGAGGGCGTGCGCTACATCAACGATACCACGGCCACCGCGCCGGCAGCGGCTATCGCTGCGCTCCACAGCCTGGACGCGCCAACGATCGTCATCGCCGGCGGCGCCGACAAGGGCCTGCCCTTCGACGAGCTGGCGCAGACGCTGGTGCAGCGCGCCAAGGCGGTCGTGCTGCTGAGCGGCAGCGCCACGCCCAAACTCCAGGCGGCGCTGGCGCAGGCGCACCAGCACAGCCCACAGCGCATTGCGATCAGGGGGCCGTTTGAGCGCCTGGCCGATGCGGTGGCGGCGGCGCGTGCGCTGGCGCAACCCGGCGATGTGGTGCTGCTCTCGCCGGGCTGCGCCAGCTTTGGCATGTTCAAGAACGAGTTCGATCGCGGCGAACAGTTTCGACGCATCGTCCAGGAGTTGTCATGA
- the mraY gene encoding phospho-N-acetylmuramoyl-pentapeptide-transferase, producing the protein MEETLRAIVVREAAPTVLLAGGSFLLTLFTGRYWVRWLRVKKIGKQVRVDGPQAHLSKTGTPTMGGIMIVVSVVLMTVLFNLYGRWSMLLPLAVLVSFAILGSFDDFLSLTGTRSKTFGLTARLKLVWQFLLALIAALAIYLPKEYFGLETEGLVQIPFYGGVPIPFYWYIPIAVFVIVATSNAVNLTDGLDGLAAWTLAIAFAAYGVISFVAYPRHIYLQAFCFTMVGANAAFLWYNAHPAQVFMGDTGALAMGAVLAVVALISQHWLLLPIIGIVFVAEGASSMLQTLYFKWTRWRTGTGKRLFRMAPLHHHFELCGWSETQVTQRFVLIALIAAFIGIALALSTPESRGDPNQRTPARVQELAPR; encoded by the coding sequence GTGGAGGAAACGCTTCGCGCGATCGTCGTCCGCGAGGCAGCGCCAACGGTGCTGCTGGCGGGCGGGTCCTTTCTCCTGACGCTGTTTACGGGCAGATACTGGGTACGATGGTTACGCGTCAAGAAAATCGGCAAGCAGGTGCGGGTGGATGGTCCGCAGGCCCATCTCTCCAAGACCGGCACACCGACCATGGGCGGCATTATGATCGTGGTCAGCGTGGTGCTGATGACCGTGCTGTTCAACCTGTACGGTCGCTGGTCGATGTTGCTGCCCCTGGCGGTGCTGGTCTCGTTCGCGATCCTGGGCAGCTTCGACGATTTTCTGTCGCTGACCGGTACCCGCTCCAAAACCTTCGGCCTGACGGCACGGCTCAAGCTGGTGTGGCAGTTTCTGCTGGCGCTGATCGCCGCGCTGGCCATCTATCTGCCCAAGGAGTATTTCGGCCTGGAGACCGAGGGTCTGGTGCAGATTCCGTTTTATGGCGGCGTACCGATCCCGTTCTACTGGTACATTCCGATCGCCGTGTTCGTGATCGTCGCGACCTCGAACGCGGTCAACCTGACCGACGGCCTGGATGGGCTGGCCGCCTGGACGCTGGCGATCGCCTTTGCGGCCTATGGCGTGATCTCGTTTGTGGCCTATCCACGCCACATCTACCTGCAGGCCTTCTGCTTCACGATGGTGGGCGCCAACGCCGCCTTTCTGTGGTACAACGCCCATCCGGCACAGGTGTTTATGGGCGATACCGGCGCCCTGGCGATGGGCGCGGTGCTGGCGGTGGTGGCGCTGATTTCGCAGCACTGGCTCTTGCTGCCGATCATCGGCATCGTGTTTGTGGCCGAGGGGGCGTCGTCGATGCTGCAGACGCTCTATTTCAAGTGGACGCGCTGGCGCACCGGCACCGGCAAGCGCCTGTTCCGCATGGCACCGCTGCATCACCACTTCGAACTGTGCGGCTGGTCGGAAACGCAGGTCACGCAGCGCTTTGTGCTGATCGCCCTGATCGCGGCGTTTATCGGCATCGCGCTGGCGCTGTCCACGCCCGAATCGCGGGGCGATCCCAATCAGCGCACACCGGCGCGCGTGCAGGAGCTGGCGCCGCGCTAG